The Streptomyces sp. NL15-2K genome contains a region encoding:
- the pcaC gene encoding 4-carboxymuconolactone decarboxylase codes for MSETPPNTLQYRFDGPEDAPVLILGPSLGTTWHMWDRQVPELAKQWRIFRFDLPGHGGAPAYPAGSVGDLSARLLATLDSLGVQRFGYAGCALGGAVGIELALRHPERLASLALIAASPRFGTADEFRQRGVIVRTNGLDPIARTSPDRWFTSGFAAAQPAITEWAVQMVRTTDPGCYIAACEALASFDVRAELARVGAPTLVLVGSDDQVTGPAEARTLVAGIPDARLAVVPGASHLVPVEQPAAVTDLLVRHFSTAWQPAFDSTTGQMAAIGAPPVKPVLSAAPPQPAPRAEIAPAVEAQVMSRPDPYDAGIKVRREVLGDAHVDRALAQADEFSGDFQEFITRYAWGEIWDRPGLDRRSRSCVTLTALVAGGHLEELAFHTRAALRNGLTPAEIKEVLLQAAVYCGVPAANSAFKVAQQVIREETTPTE; via the coding sequence GTGAGCGAGACACCACCGAACACCCTGCAATACCGCTTTGACGGACCAGAAGACGCCCCGGTCCTGATCTTGGGTCCCTCCCTGGGTACCACATGGCACATGTGGGACAGGCAGGTCCCCGAGCTGGCCAAGCAGTGGCGCATCTTCCGGTTCGACCTGCCGGGGCACGGCGGCGCGCCCGCGTACCCGGCCGGCTCGGTCGGCGATCTCTCCGCGCGGCTGCTCGCCACGCTCGACAGCCTCGGCGTGCAGCGCTTCGGCTACGCCGGCTGCGCCCTCGGCGGCGCGGTCGGCATCGAGCTGGCCCTGCGCCACCCGGAGCGCCTCGCCTCGCTCGCGCTGATCGCCGCCTCGCCCCGCTTCGGCACGGCCGACGAGTTCCGGCAGCGGGGCGTGATAGTGCGGACGAACGGGCTCGACCCGATCGCCCGCACCTCCCCCGACCGCTGGTTCACGAGCGGGTTCGCCGCCGCGCAGCCGGCGATCACCGAGTGGGCGGTGCAGATGGTGCGCACCACCGACCCCGGCTGCTACATCGCGGCCTGCGAGGCGCTCGCCTCGTTCGACGTACGGGCCGAACTCGCCCGCGTCGGTGCCCCCACCCTCGTCCTCGTCGGCTCGGACGACCAGGTCACCGGCCCGGCAGAGGCCCGCACCCTGGTCGCGGGCATCCCGGACGCCCGGCTCGCCGTCGTCCCCGGCGCCTCCCACCTGGTCCCGGTCGAGCAGCCGGCCGCCGTGACCGACCTGCTGGTGAGACATTTCTCCACCGCCTGGCAGCCCGCCTTCGACTCCACCACCGGCCAGATGGCGGCCATAGGGGCGCCGCCGGTCAAGCCGGTCCTGTCCGCCGCACCGCCGCAGCCCGCGCCCCGCGCCGAGATCGCCCCGGCCGTGGAAGCGCAGGTCATGAGCCGCCCCGACCCGTACGACGCCGGGATCAAGGTCCGCCGCGAGGTACTCGGCGACGCGCATGTCGACCGGGCGCTGGCGCAGGCCGACGAGTTCTCGGGGGACTTCCAGGAGTTCATCACCCGCTACGCCTGGGGCGAGATCTGGGACCGGCCCGGCCTCGACCGGCGCTCGCGCAGCTGCGTCACCCTCACCGCACTGGTCGCGGGCGGCCACCTCGAGGAGCTCGCCTTCCACACCCGCGCCGCCCTGCGCAACGGCCTCACCCCCGCCGAGATCAAGGAGGTGCTGCTGCAGGCGGCGGTCTACTGCGGCGTACCGGCGGCCAACAGCGCGTTCAAGGTGGCCCAGCAGGTCATCCGCGAGGAGACCACCCCCACCGAGTGA
- a CDS encoding MBL fold metallo-hydrolase: MKLTKKSHACVRLEKDGQTLVLDPGGFSEEDAALGADAILVTHEHPDHFDELRLRAAMENNPAARIWTLKSVAEKISSAFPGRVHTVGHGDTFTAAGFDVQVHGELHAVIHPDIPRITNVGYLVDDGRVFHPGDALTVPDHAVETLMLPVMAPWNKISEVIDYVREVEPQRAYDIHDALLTDLARPVYDRQIGALGGSEHLRLTPGDSAQV; the protein is encoded by the coding sequence ATGAAGCTCACGAAGAAGTCGCATGCCTGCGTCCGTCTCGAAAAGGACGGGCAGACGCTCGTCCTCGACCCCGGCGGATTCAGCGAGGAGGACGCCGCGCTCGGCGCGGACGCGATCCTCGTCACACACGAGCACCCCGACCACTTCGACGAACTACGACTGCGCGCCGCCATGGAGAACAACCCGGCCGCGCGGATCTGGACCCTGAAGTCGGTCGCGGAGAAGATCTCGTCGGCCTTCCCCGGCCGCGTGCACACGGTCGGCCACGGCGACACCTTCACCGCCGCCGGCTTCGACGTCCAGGTCCACGGCGAACTGCACGCCGTCATCCACCCGGACATCCCGCGCATCACCAACGTCGGCTACCTCGTCGACGACGGCAGGGTCTTCCACCCCGGCGACGCCCTCACCGTCCCCGACCACGCCGTCGAGACCTTGATGCTCCCGGTTATGGCGCCCTGGAACAAGATCTCCGAGGTCATCGACTACGTCCGCGAGGTCGAGCCGCAGCGCGCGTACGACATCCACGACGCCCTGCTCACCGACCTCGCCCGCCCGGTCTACGACCGCCAGATCGGCGCCCTGGGCGGCTCGGAGCACCTCCGGCTGACGCCCGGGGACTCGGCACAGGTGTGA
- a CDS encoding exodeoxyribonuclease III yields the protein MRIATWNVNSITARLPRLLAWLESSGTDVLCLQEAKVAEEQFPLDELRDLGYEAAVHATGRWNGVAVLSRVGLKEVVKGLPGDPGYDGLQEPRAISATCGPVRVWSVYVPNGREVDHPHYAYKLQWFEALKAAIAGDATGSRPFAVMGDYNVAPTDDDVYDRSAFEGSTHVTPAERAALASLREAGLSDVVPRPLKYEHPFTYWDYRQLCFPKNRGMRIDLVYANEPFTKAVTDAYVDREERKGKGASDHAPVVVDLEV from the coding sequence ATGCGCATCGCGACCTGGAACGTGAACTCGATCACCGCCCGCCTGCCGAGGCTCCTGGCCTGGCTGGAGAGCAGCGGCACGGACGTGCTGTGCCTCCAGGAGGCCAAGGTCGCCGAGGAGCAGTTCCCGCTCGACGAGCTGCGCGACCTGGGCTACGAGGCGGCGGTGCACGCCACCGGCCGGTGGAACGGCGTGGCGGTGCTCTCCCGCGTCGGCCTGAAGGAGGTCGTCAAGGGACTGCCCGGCGACCCCGGCTACGACGGCCTGCAGGAGCCCCGGGCCATCTCCGCGACCTGCGGCCCGGTCCGCGTCTGGTCGGTGTACGTGCCGAACGGCCGTGAGGTGGACCACCCCCACTACGCCTACAAACTCCAGTGGTTCGAGGCCCTGAAAGCCGCTATCGCGGGTGACGCGACAGGCAGCCGCCCGTTCGCCGTGATGGGCGACTACAACGTGGCCCCGACGGACGACGACGTGTACGACAGGTCCGCGTTCGAGGGCTCCACCCACGTCACCCCCGCCGAGCGGGCCGCCCTTGCGTCCCTGCGCGAGGCCGGTCTGTCGGACGTGGTCCCGCGGCCCCTGAAGTACGAGCACCCGTTCACGTACTGGGACTACCGCCAGCTCTGCTTCCCCAAGAACCGCGGCATGCGCATCGACCTGGTGTACGCCAACGAGCCGTTCACCAAGGCGGTCACCGACGCGTACGTCGACCGCGAGGAGCGCAAGGGCAAGGGTGCCTCCGACCACGCACCGGTCGTGGTGGACCTCGAGGTCTAG
- a CDS encoding MerR family transcriptional regulator, which produces MAWSTREIAELAGTSLRAVRHYHEVGLLDEPERRANGYKQYGVAHLVRLLRIKRLVDLGFPLSQIAEMGGSGDHPEEALRTLDAELAATIERLQRARMELGFILKTSVPTDLPPEFAAAAVDTPMSDADRSFVTVMSRVLGPKGTAAYADLMRNPVMDGAGERFERLPADADEQTRADVAEGLVAFVHSLYRQHPGLSTLPADAPRGEKFAKKTVGQAVQDIYNDAQVDVLRQLGVLLAEARRGTEQPGSTGI; this is translated from the coding sequence ATGGCATGGAGCACGCGTGAGATCGCCGAGCTCGCGGGCACCAGCCTGCGGGCGGTACGGCACTACCACGAGGTCGGTCTGCTCGACGAGCCGGAACGCCGGGCCAATGGCTACAAGCAGTACGGCGTGGCCCACCTCGTGCGGCTGCTGCGCATCAAGCGCCTTGTCGACCTGGGGTTCCCCCTGTCCCAGATCGCCGAGATGGGCGGGTCCGGTGATCATCCGGAGGAGGCGTTGCGCACGCTCGACGCCGAACTGGCGGCCACCATCGAACGGTTGCAGCGGGCCAGGATGGAACTCGGGTTCATCCTGAAGACGTCGGTTCCGACCGACCTGCCTCCGGAGTTCGCCGCGGCCGCGGTCGACACCCCGATGTCCGACGCGGATCGCTCGTTCGTCACCGTGATGAGCAGGGTGCTCGGCCCGAAGGGCACGGCGGCCTATGCGGACCTGATGAGGAACCCCGTAATGGATGGCGCCGGTGAGAGGTTCGAGCGGCTGCCCGCCGACGCCGACGAGCAGACCCGCGCCGACGTCGCCGAAGGGCTGGTCGCCTTCGTGCACTCGCTGTACCGGCAGCACCCGGGTCTGAGCACCCTGCCCGCCGACGCCCCGCGCGGCGAGAAGTTCGCGAAGAAGACCGTCGGCCAGGCCGTCCAGGACATCTACAACGACGCCCAGGTGGACGTCCTGCGCCAGTTGGGCGTCCTGCTCGCCGAAGCGCGGCGGGGCACCGAACAGCCTGGCAGCACCGGGATCTGA
- a CDS encoding DUF3159 domain-containing protein, translating to MTEHHRTDTAGHHPADRTPAEPAAQSEAHQKLLDQLGGTKGMVYSAIPIAAFVAANAALGLPLAIGIALAVALLITVWRMAQGEPFTAAAGGVFGVAAAGGVAAWTGSAGGFFLIGIWASFAGAMLLIVTLLARRPVTGLLWNALHGNRHAWRGDRPSLLAHDVATATLTVLFAARFGVQQWLYESDATGWLALAKVAMGMPLLALALLVVFWAFRRTTKRLVEPATQ from the coding sequence ATGACCGAGCACCACCGCACCGACACGGCCGGGCACCACCCCGCCGACAGGACACCGGCCGAGCCCGCCGCGCAGAGCGAAGCGCATCAGAAGCTGCTCGACCAACTCGGCGGTACGAAGGGGATGGTGTACTCGGCGATCCCGATCGCGGCGTTCGTCGCGGCGAATGCCGCTCTCGGGCTGCCGCTCGCGATCGGCATCGCACTCGCGGTGGCCCTGCTGATCACCGTGTGGCGGATGGCGCAGGGGGAGCCGTTCACCGCGGCGGCCGGCGGTGTCTTCGGCGTCGCGGCCGCCGGCGGCGTCGCGGCGTGGACCGGCTCGGCGGGTGGCTTCTTCCTGATCGGCATCTGGGCGAGCTTCGCGGGCGCGATGCTCCTGATCGTCACGTTGCTGGCCCGCAGGCCGGTGACCGGCCTGCTGTGGAACGCGCTGCACGGCAACAGGCACGCGTGGCGGGGCGACCGCCCCAGCCTGCTGGCGCACGACGTCGCCACCGCCACCCTGACCGTCCTGTTCGCAGCACGGTTCGGCGTGCAGCAGTGGCTCTACGAAAGCGATGCCACGGGCTGGCTGGCTCTCGCCAAGGTCGCTATGGGCATGCCCCTGCTCGCATTGGCTCTGCTGGTCGTCTTCTGGGCGTTCCGCCGGACGACCAAGCGGCTCGTAGAGCCGGCGACCCAGTGA
- a CDS encoding CocE/NonD family hydrolase: MKKIPVPAAATAAVAALALAGGSVGAAGAAQSAAPTVATAEDPVTHKDNDRVPKGAAWTQHYFPSSDGSGTELHADVLLPEKLPQGEKVPVILSVGAYFGHSGELTDEKWPKTGPSDRFEDLVEGGDLFDRGYALVQVDLRGFGGSNGCLDYMGKGEQADVKAAIDWAAKQPWSTGKVGMYGKSYDATTALVGNNLDPDALKAVVAQEPVWDMYRLTRSNRVPKLGGVLAPNSYNEIAQLPPLPDDQERYKRNSRYELKHPECTAYDTDNNLKADSEDPYWQQRDLAKQAKGSDTPLFFTQGFIESNTKPEAMQEYLAGHQGTERGWLGQWDHVRGNERTEDGRLQMGRAGWFKEVMSFYDQHLKGIAPTTDYPAFAVQDSTGAWRSQDTWPLSGRSADVVLRDGSYVDQGEPGGSASFLTWSEPVERDIRITGTPRIEMDTKGSGNVMVKLYDVAPDGSAVMFDEQVAIVDASGHVAMDLKSTDWCLKAGHSLAVEIGTVYDGAWIDTPTGDRIKVTDARLGLSVDDPSDDQATEGKRSPYLDTYVKAYTKKKLATQPPSFTVPSARD; this comes from the coding sequence ATGAAGAAGATTCCCGTGCCCGCCGCGGCCACTGCGGCAGTCGCCGCGCTGGCGTTGGCCGGTGGGTCCGTCGGCGCTGCCGGCGCGGCACAGTCCGCTGCCCCCACGGTAGCCACCGCCGAGGACCCGGTGACGCACAAGGACAACGACCGTGTCCCCAAGGGCGCGGCGTGGACACAGCACTACTTCCCGTCCTCGGACGGCTCCGGCACCGAGCTGCACGCCGATGTCCTGCTGCCGGAGAAACTGCCCCAGGGCGAGAAAGTGCCGGTCATCCTCTCTGTCGGCGCCTACTTCGGCCACTCCGGAGAGCTCACGGACGAGAAGTGGCCGAAGACAGGCCCGTCCGATCGCTTCGAGGACCTCGTCGAGGGAGGCGACCTGTTCGACCGGGGCTACGCCCTGGTGCAGGTGGACCTGCGTGGCTTCGGCGGGTCCAACGGCTGCCTCGACTACATGGGCAAGGGCGAGCAGGCCGACGTCAAGGCGGCGATCGACTGGGCGGCGAAGCAGCCGTGGTCCACCGGCAAGGTCGGCATGTACGGCAAGTCGTACGACGCGACGACCGCCCTGGTCGGCAACAACCTGGACCCGGACGCGCTCAAGGCCGTCGTCGCCCAGGAACCCGTCTGGGACATGTACCGCCTGACCCGCTCCAACAGGGTGCCGAAACTGGGCGGGGTCCTCGCCCCCAACTCCTACAACGAGATAGCGCAGTTGCCGCCGCTGCCCGACGACCAGGAGCGCTACAAGAGGAACAGCCGGTACGAGCTGAAGCACCCCGAGTGCACCGCGTACGACACGGACAACAACCTCAAGGCCGACTCCGAGGATCCGTACTGGCAGCAGCGCGATCTGGCGAAGCAGGCCAAGGGCAGCGACACCCCGCTGTTCTTCACCCAGGGCTTCATCGAGTCGAACACCAAGCCGGAGGCGATGCAGGAGTACCTCGCGGGCCACCAGGGCACCGAGCGCGGTTGGCTCGGCCAGTGGGACCACGTACGCGGCAACGAGCGCACCGAGGACGGGCGTCTGCAGATGGGGCGGGCGGGCTGGTTCAAAGAGGTGATGTCCTTCTACGACCAGCACCTCAAGGGGATCGCTCCCACGACCGACTACCCGGCCTTCGCCGTCCAGGACAGCACCGGAGCCTGGCGTTCCCAGGACACCTGGCCCCTCTCGGGCCGGTCCGCCGACGTGGTGCTGCGCGACGGGTCCTACGTGGACCAGGGCGAGCCCGGCGGCTCGGCGAGCTTCCTCACGTGGTCCGAACCGGTCGAGCGCGACATCCGCATCACCGGGACCCCCCGGATCGAGATGGATACCAAAGGCAGCGGCAACGTCATGGTCAAGCTGTACGACGTCGCACCGGACGGCTCCGCCGTCATGTTCGACGAGCAGGTGGCGATCGTGGATGCCTCCGGCCACGTGGCCATGGACCTCAAGTCGACCGACTGGTGTCTGAAGGCCGGCCACTCCCTGGCCGTCGAGATCGGCACCGTCTATGACGGCGCGTGGATCGACACCCCGACCGGCGACCGCATCAAGGTGACGGACGCGCGCCTCGGCCTCTCCGTCGACGACCCCTCCGACGACCAGGCCACCGAAGGCAAGCGCTCGCCGTACCTCGATACCTACGTAAAGGCGTACACGAAGAAGAAGTTGGCGACGCAGCCCCCGTCGTTCACGGTCCCTTCGGCTCGTGACTGA
- a CDS encoding class I SAM-dependent methyltransferase: protein MSRLPAEVHLKRAIDELALMTGDSAGAERNIAQSFRLLIALEALGVGRIAGGTMNICGKLSAVPLLDPPNDEILEIGTLYGMFGAALIRMMERAGRDPSLTIVGPLAGLELQPGTTERDDLTGAPVRGAAVRTNLALAGTAGAAARIQQGFSEDAEVRAPVSDRSYGVIIIDGDHSAPGGIVVLDDFGHPKWPGIKEAYEKHMATDTRLTFLGQVANSGCLRADAKSRDASG from the coding sequence GGGACAGCGCGGGCGCGGAGCGCAATATCGCCCAGTCGTTCCGGTTGCTCATCGCCCTGGAGGCGCTCGGAGTCGGCCGGATCGCGGGCGGCACCATGAACATCTGCGGCAAGCTCTCCGCCGTACCGCTGCTCGACCCGCCGAACGACGAGATCCTGGAGATCGGCACCCTGTACGGAATGTTCGGCGCGGCCCTGATCCGGATGATGGAGCGCGCGGGCCGCGACCCCAGCCTGACGATCGTCGGCCCGCTCGCCGGCCTAGAGCTCCAGCCCGGCACCACCGAGCGGGACGACCTGACGGGCGCCCCCGTGCGCGGGGCCGCGGTGCGCACCAATCTGGCCCTGGCGGGCACGGCCGGAGCCGCGGCCCGCATCCAGCAGGGCTTCTCCGAGGACGCCGAGGTGCGCGCCCCGGTCTCCGACCGTTCCTACGGAGTCATCATCATCGACGGCGACCACTCCGCCCCCGGCGGCATCGTCGTACTCGACGACTTCGGGCACCCCAAGTGGCCCGGAATCAAAGAGGCCTACGAGAAGCACATGGCCACGGACACCCGGCTGACGTTCCTCGGTCAGGTGGCAAACTCGGGCTGTCTTCGCGCCGACGCGAAGAGCCGGGATGCCTCAGGCTGA